The uncultured Sphaerochaeta sp. genome includes the window AGCCTTCAGGCTGCAAACTATCAGACGGTCCTTACCAGCAAGAACTACTCAAGTCTTGCGACTTGCAGGGAAGGTGTGGAGACAATCAAGAAGAATGCCCTCTCCCCAATAGAGGACCAGACGTTGCAAAAACCAGGTCCTTCGTTAAAATACCCAAAGTATGAGGTGTATTTTGACAGCGCTGGGAAATATCGATACCGGCTCTTGGCTTCAAACGGCTTGAATGTTGCTATGGCTGAGGACGGGTATTCCACCAAGGCAGGCTGCATGAACGGAATTGAATCAATCAGCAGGGCAGCCGTTGATGCCCAGGTGGATGAAAGCGCTCTGCAGAACTGATATTACTGTAATTGCCAAATCTTGAGGTCGTCTCCTTTATACATGACGTCCTGTTGCTTATTGTGCTGAGGCGTTGCATCTTCCTGTTGTTTTTATCATAATGCCTAGCTGTATATGAAATACCGAATACCGTTCCTCTTAATAGTTCTCATAGGGATCTCTTTATTGTTTGTATCCTGCGACAAACCTGCGCTTGAACCAGAGTCGCAGAGCTTTCTCATGCTTGGGACGGTCTGCAAGATTACCATCTACGACCACCCCAGCGATGAAGCGTTCTCTGCTGCCTTTGATCGGATCAGAGAGATAGAGAACCATATGAGTCTCCATACAGACTCCAGTGAGATTGCCTTGGTCAATGCCAATGCAGGTAAGGAAGCCGTACAGGTTTCTCCTGATACCTTTGCAGTAATCGAGAAAGCACTGGAGATAGCCCGCCTGAGTGGGGGAGCATTCGATCCAACCATTGCACCATTGGTTCAAGCCTGGGACATTGGTGGGGAGAATGCAAGAAGACCTCCTGATGAAGAGATTGCAACCTTGCTTCCCTTGGTTGACTACACCAAGGTGGAGCTCAATACAGAGACCCATGAAGTCTACCTCCCCGAAGCAGGAATGGCCCTCGACCTCGGTGGGATTGCCAAAGGATATGCAGCTGATGAGGTGAAGCAAATATTGCTTGATCATGGAGTCAATAAAGCCATTGTGAATCTTGGGGGAAATGTCCTGACGTTGGGAAGAAAACCCGATGGATCCCTGTGGAGAATTGGGATCCAGGACCCAGATGATGGCCGGGGTGCCTATGTGATGATCGTGGAGTTGGATGATACCTCCTTGGTGACCAGCGGACCGTATGAACGATTCTTGGAGTTCGAAGGGGAAACGTATCATCATATTCTGGACACCAGAACTGGTTTTCCTGTGAAGAGTGATTTCACCAGCGTAAGTATCATCACCCAAAGTTCTTTCCTCGCAGATGCACTTTCCACCAGTGTCTATGCCTTGGGATATGAGAAAGGCATGGACCTGATCAACAGCCTTGATGGCGTGCAAGCAGTATTCCTTACTGATGAGAAGGAAGTGGTACTCAGTGAAAAAGCATCTGATGGTGAACTTGGATATTCCCTCACCGATGAAACGTATCGCATAAAAGAGTAGGGTCCAACCCTTGTGAAACCAGCTAGGCTGTCCATACAATGTCCATATGATTTGTTCAGCAATCCCTTCATCTAAAACCTTCCAGAGAAACAAACCAGCAAGGGGGTTTCGTCATGGATGTAAGGATGAAACAATCACAAACTTGATGTATTTAGGATTAATTGGTCATATCAGTAATGAGTACTTGAATATTTGCTGATATTAGTAGTTTAATAAAGAAAATTGAAGTATATAAGTAATTAACATATTGGAGGATGATATGACCGGTACACATCAGGAAATATCGTACATTGTTCGTGAGCCCCGTCAGAAGAACACCCGCCTGGCTGAGGAACTCTTTTCAATGAAACAAGCCCAGTGCTCCCGCCGATTCCATCGGCAGATTCCAGGATACAGGATGAGTCCACTGCAGGGGCTGCCCAATCTGGCAGCAATGTTCGGTGTAGGCGGCATCTGGACCAAGGATGAGTCAAGTCGTTTGCAGTTGAACAGTTTCAAGGTCTTGGGGGGATCCTTTGCTCTCTACCGATATCTCCAGAAATTGCTCGGTCTCTCAGGGTCTGATACTTCTTTTGAGTATCTTGCCAGCCAGGAAGTCAAGGACAAGGTGGGTAACCTTACCTTTGCCAGTGCCACCGACGGTAATCACGGACGTGGTATTGCTTGGGCGGCAAAACGTCTGGGATTCAAGTGTGTGATCTATGTTCACTCCGAAACCAGTATTCGTCGTATTGACGCGATCAAGAGCAATGGTGCCAAGGTCGTAATCGTAGATGGAAACTATGATGACGCTGTACGTCAGGTTGCAATCGATGCAGAGGCGAACGGTTGGACCATCATCAGCGACACAAGCTGGGACAACTATACTGAAATCCCCACCTGGATCATGCAAGGTTATCTTACCTTGCTTGCAGAAACCCAGGAGCAGTTCACCGGTGTGGGTATTGTGAAACCAACCCATCTTTTCATCCAGGCAGGTGTTGGTGCCTTGGCTGCCTCTGTAATCGGGTTCTATCATGCTCTCTTTGGCCAGGATGCACCAAAATGCATCGTGGTTGAGCCGGATAAAGCTCCATGTATCTATGAAAGTGCGCTAGCAGGAGACGGGAAACCTCACTCTGTCGGTGGCGCGCTCGATACCATCATGGCAGGACTTGCTTGTGGAGACCCGAGTCCCATCGCATGGGAGATACTCAACGAGGATGCTGATGCCTTCATCAAGGTCCCTGACTACGTGGCCGCAAAGGGTATGAGAATGTATGCAACGCCGCTTAATGGCGACCCACTCATCATCAGTGGAGAGAGTGGGGCTGTGACGCTCGGTGCCTTTGCCTCCATTATGCAGTATCCGGGGCTCAAGGATTTGAAGGAAGGTCTTGGGTTGGACGAGGAGAGTCAGGTGCTTTTCATCAATACAGAGGGAAATACCGATCCAATCCACTTCCGACAGATCATCTGGGAAGGTGCCAATCCGGTTCCCAAGGAGTACTGGCATAATCTGTAGAAGCAACAATACTTGATTTCTTAGAAGAGGAGCCGTCGCAAGCTGCGACGGCTTCATTAATTAAGAGTGAATTTGTGTTATTTCATCAGTCCTCTTCATAGAGCAGGTCGAATGATTCATTCTTCGGCGGGAATGCCTTGCTGAAAATAAGGAAGGCCACCAGGCTCACCAGCAGTCCGGGAATGATGTTGTTCAGTCCTGGGATGGAGGGGATGATGCCTTTATCCATCAGGAAAAATACAATACTTCCACTGAGTATCGATGCAGTGGAACCTGCACTTGAGGACTTTTCCCAGAAGTGACCCATAACATAGGGCACGAAGGTACCTGCTGCTCTCAGGGTGAAAGAGAAGGCCAGGAGGGTGAGGATATTGTCAGCTACCAGAGCGGTAATCAGGCTGAACAGAGCAATAACAACCATGGTGATCTTGGTCACCCTCATTACCTGCGCGCTTGAGGCTCCCTTGTGGATGAATACCTTGTACAGATCGTTGCCGAAGATGGAACCTGCACCGAGCAAGTCACTGTCTGCCGAGCTCATTGTTGCACTGATGATACCGGCAAAGAGAATGCCGGTTACCACTGCTGGCATGGTGGCTACCGCCAGAGCAGGAAGTGCATAGCGGCTGTTGTTTGAAAGTGCATCGACCACATTCCCGTCAAGCATATTCTGGTTGAACAAACTGAGCATGGTAAGACCAAGAATTACTGGGATGAATGCAAAGAGAAAATTGACGATTGCTGCAATGATTGAGCCTTGTACAGCGGCTTTTCCGTCACGAGCAGCATAGTAGCGGGAGACCGCTTCCTGACCAACGGAGAAGGTGGCTACGTACATGATGACAAAGCCAATGATCTGGCCCCAGCCTCCAATACCTCCGGTGAGGCTGAAGTGCTCAGCCGGAACCGTTTGTTTGACGGTTGCCCAGCCGCCAGCCAGTTTGAGCGCAAAGGGAACGGCGATTACCATACCGATAACAATGAGGAATACCTGAATGAAGTCTGTGAGGGTGACAGACCAGAGACCACCCATGACTGCATAGACAGTAATAACAATGGTTACAATGATCAGGCTGGTTGTGTAGTCAATCCCAAGCATGACCTCAAGAATTGAAGCAGAAGCCTTGAACTGCCCAGCGGTCAATCCTACCAGTGCCATCATCATGACAATTGCACTAAACGCTCCACTAAACTTGTCATAACGTCTTCTGAAATACTCAGGAACCGTTTTTACCGAGGTGGAACGGAACTTCGGAGCAAGGGGGATAAGGATCATGAAAGCGAATCCCATGGCAATGATATACCAAGCAGCGCTCATGCCCCAATTCCCATATGCGTTGGCGACAACACCGAGAGAGGACCCTCCACCGATTTCCGTAGCTGCCAAGGTTCCGGCCATCAAGAGAGGACCAAGCCTTCTTCCAGCGACCATGAAGTCAGCATTTGAACTAATCCGCTTTGAGGAGTAGTACCCGATTCCCAACATCATAAGCATGTACAAAACAACGATGAGCGTGATGGTGATATTCATTCCCCATCCTCCTTCTCCAAAGATGTCAAAGATAAAAATATGATGTTACATGTAATGATAGATGTCAAGAAAATTATGTTTATGTATAAAAAAATATGTAAAATTACTGTAAAACATAAAATAGTAATATTATATAGCTCATATAGTAGACAATATGATAAAAAAATTCCCATCCTGTCAGAAATAGGATGGGAAAATACAGCCAAAAGTGATAATAAATGTACAAACTATGGTCAAACCAAGTTCTTGTACCATACATTCATACTCTCGATATTTCCTGCTATATTGGTATTGTTGTGTAATCTGCCCCCATAGGTGTAGCCAGCCTTTGCGAAGGTGATGTTCATCCCAGGCGAGATAGCCCTTGCAATGGTGTAGGCTGTGAGAATTCCTCTCTTCCTAAGCTCATCTTCCAGGAAAGCAAGTAAGTGAAGGGCATACCCGTTACCTCGTTTCTCAGGAAGGGTTGCAAAATCAGTCATTTCAGAGAATCGTTTATCTTCCTTGAAGCTGCACTCTCCTGAGGCAAGCGCAACAAGATTGCCATCCTCCTCAATTCCAGCGTAGATGGTACTTTCGTCCATGGTTTTCCTGATGAACGATGGGTCATTAATTGGAAAAGGGTAGGAGTCAAAGACCTTGCCATAGATTGTAGCCATTGACGCAGCATCCTCTTTGGAGCATAGACGTACAGAGTATTTCTGGCTTGGTTTCCTTCGCTTAACAGAAAGAGCCAATGCAAGCACGCTTTCATATTCAGAACAGAGCTTCTCTTCCTGGCGTTTTTTGTCAAGGAACTTTCCAAGGAAAAGCCCCTCTTCCTCGCCGTGGAACAACTTTTCTGCTGTTGCCTCAATCAGGAATCCAGCCTCCAGGAATGGCGCAGAGATGGAGCGGGGAATCTTGGTGAAGATTTTCCCGTAACCGTTCTCTTCTGCCAATTTCACCAATTTGGGAATCAGGAGCGAAACATCCGCAGAGCCGGGATCCATCAAGTAGATCCGGTCATTGCTTTTACCATGTTGGACAAGCGCCCCATCCAAATGCAACAAGGTGTCGTTTGTATCACCCATTCCTAGCGCTCCTCTTCACCGTTGGCTTCAGCATATGCCTCGCTTACCGATACATGCCCCTCAGGCGTCAGGGAATAACTGTCATCGTAATCTGCCAAGAGCTTTTCAATACCGTATGCCTTGAACTCATCACTGTCATCCAGTTTCAACTCAAGGGTGCATTTCTCACAGTTGCGGTCGCACATCACGGATGTGTAACTGTCTGGTTCACGGTAGGTAGTGATGACACCCTCGAAGTTACGAAGAATTACCTTGTTCGTGGACCAGGAGAGAATATAGTTGGGCATGATGGGAATCTTTCCGCCACCGCCCGGTGCATCGATCACATAGGTTGGAACACAGAAACCACTGGTATGGCCCCTGAGGCTCTCCATTATCTCGATACCCTTTCCGACTGAGGTCCTGAAATGGGTGAGTCCCTCAGAGAGGTCACACTGGTAGAGGTAGTAGGGTCGTACCCTGCTATAGGTCAATTTCTGGACAAGTTTCTTCATGATCCTGGGGCAGTCGTTCACGTC containing:
- a CDS encoding sodium:solute symporter family protein, with product MNITITLIVVLYMLMMLGIGYYSSKRISSNADFMVAGRRLGPLLMAGTLAATEIGGGSSLGVVANAYGNWGMSAAWYIIAMGFAFMILIPLAPKFRSTSVKTVPEYFRRRYDKFSGAFSAIVMMMALVGLTAGQFKASASILEVMLGIDYTTSLIIVTIVITVYAVMGGLWSVTLTDFIQVFLIVIGMVIAVPFALKLAGGWATVKQTVPAEHFSLTGGIGGWGQIIGFVIMYVATFSVGQEAVSRYYAARDGKAAVQGSIIAAIVNFLFAFIPVILGLTMLSLFNQNMLDGNVVDALSNNSRYALPALAVATMPAVVTGILFAGIISATMSSADSDLLGAGSIFGNDLYKVFIHKGASSAQVMRVTKITMVVIALFSLITALVADNILTLLAFSFTLRAAGTFVPYVMGHFWEKSSSAGSTASILSGSIVFFLMDKGIIPSIPGLNNIIPGLLVSLVAFLIFSKAFPPKNESFDLLYEED
- a CDS encoding FAD:protein FMN transferase — translated: MKYRIPFLLIVLIGISLLFVSCDKPALEPESQSFLMLGTVCKITIYDHPSDEAFSAAFDRIREIENHMSLHTDSSEIALVNANAGKEAVQVSPDTFAVIEKALEIARLSGGAFDPTIAPLVQAWDIGGENARRPPDEEIATLLPLVDYTKVELNTETHEVYLPEAGMALDLGGIAKGYAADEVKQILLDHGVNKAIVNLGGNVLTLGRKPDGSLWRIGIQDPDDGRGAYVMIVELDDTSLVTSGPYERFLEFEGETYHHILDTRTGFPVKSDFTSVSIITQSSFLADALSTSVYALGYEKGMDLINSLDGVQAVFLTDEKEVVLSEKASDGELGYSLTDETYRIKE
- a CDS encoding diaminopropionate ammonia-lyase — translated: MTGTHQEISYIVREPRQKNTRLAEELFSMKQAQCSRRFHRQIPGYRMSPLQGLPNLAAMFGVGGIWTKDESSRLQLNSFKVLGGSFALYRYLQKLLGLSGSDTSFEYLASQEVKDKVGNLTFASATDGNHGRGIAWAAKRLGFKCVIYVHSETSIRRIDAIKSNGAKVVIVDGNYDDAVRQVAIDAEANGWTIISDTSWDNYTEIPTWIMQGYLTLLAETQEQFTGVGIVKPTHLFIQAGVGALAASVIGFYHALFGQDAPKCIVVEPDKAPCIYESALAGDGKPHSVGGALDTIMAGLACGDPSPIAWEILNEDADAFIKVPDYVAAKGMRMYATPLNGDPLIISGESGAVTLGAFASIMQYPGLKDLKEGLGLDEESQVLFINTEGNTDPIHFRQIIWEGANPVPKEYWHNL
- a CDS encoding YegP family protein, whose product is MSGRFIITKTPKGFYRFSLQAANYQTVLTSKNYSSLATCREGVETIKKNALSPIEDQTLQKPGPSLKYPKYEVYFDSAGKYRYRLLASNGLNVAMAEDGYSTKAGCMNGIESISRAAVDAQVDESALQN
- the ablB gene encoding putative beta-lysine N-acetyltransferase, which gives rise to MGDTNDTLLHLDGALVQHGKSNDRIYLMDPGSADVSLLIPKLVKLAEENGYGKIFTKIPRSISAPFLEAGFLIEATAEKLFHGEEEGLFLGKFLDKKRQEEKLCSEYESVLALALSVKRRKPSQKYSVRLCSKEDAASMATIYGKVFDSYPFPINDPSFIRKTMDESTIYAGIEEDGNLVALASGECSFKEDKRFSEMTDFATLPEKRGNGYALHLLAFLEDELRKRGILTAYTIARAISPGMNITFAKAGYTYGGRLHNNTNIAGNIESMNVWYKNLV